A stretch of the Medicago truncatula cultivar Jemalong A17 chromosome 5, MtrunA17r5.0-ANR, whole genome shotgun sequence genome encodes the following:
- the LOC11427776 gene encoding F-box/kelch-repeat protein At1g23390, which yields MAATQKEHQEETHIEIDVLEAIFSLMPLIELVPACHVSKVWNHAVFSSLAHLKQIKPWLIILTQTTRASRVVTEHAYDPRSHAWLQIKHQPLITKASEFPTVRSSHSTLLYTLTPSEFTFSIDALHLKWHHAPSPRVWRTDPIIARVGNHVVVAGGACEFEDDPLAVEMYNMESSAWVRCQSMPKKMKNTSASTWQSVSVVGETMLVTEKDSGVTYSFNAIAMKWEGPYYLCPDQSVFYCVTGTSSEKLMVVGLVGEAGNVREVKLWEVKDGLSSGMKEIGSMPKEMVEKLKGDSEFGSVEVIWVGDFVYLRNTLVLEELVVCEVMNGSLCEWRSVRNVAVDGGTRMVFCGGDVCMEDLQKAVLSEKRKFCMK from the coding sequence aTGGCTGCCACACAAAAAGAACACCAAGAAGAAACACACATTGAAATCGATGTTTTAGAAGCTATATTCTCCCTCATGCCACTCATCGAACTTGTTCCTGCTTGTCATGTCTCAAAGGTTTGGAACCATGCTGTTTTCTCCTCACTCGCACACCTCAAACAAATCAAACCATGGCTCATAATTCTCACGCAAACCACACGCGCTTCGCGAGTGGTTACCGAACACGCTTACGACCCTCGCTCTCATGCATGGCTTCAGATTAAGCACCAACCGTTGATCACCAAAGCTAGTGAATTCCCTACCGTTAGATCATCTCATTCGACTCTTCTCTACACGTTGACCCCATCGGAGTTCACTTTTTCCATTGATGCACTTCATCTTAAATGGCACCATGCACCTTCACCGCGCGTGTGGCGCACGGACCCAATAATAGCGCGCGTTGGAAATCATGTAGTTGTCGCTGGTGGTGCGTGTGAGTTCGAGGATGATCCTCTTGCTGTAGAGATGTATAACATGGAGAGTTCTGCTTGGGTTAGATGCCAATCAATGccgaaaaagatgaagaatacGTCGGCATCCACGTGGCAGTCGGTTTCTGTCGTCGGAGAAACTATGCTTGTGACGGAGAAAGATTCCGGTGTGACATACTCTTTCAATGCTATTGCAATGAAATGGGAAGGACCTTACTATCTTTGTCCTGATCAAAGTGTATTCTACTGCGTCACCGGAACTTCATCGGAGAAGTTGATGGTGGTTGGATTGGTGGGTGAAGCTGGGAATGTTAGAGAGGTGAAGCTGTGGGAGGTTAAGGATGGATTAAGTTCGGGAATGAAAGAAATCGGTTCGATGCCGAAGGAGATGGTGGAGAAGCTGAAGGGTGATTCAGAGTTTGGTTCAGTTGAAGTGATTTGGGTTGGGGATTTTGTTTACTTGCGGAACACGTTAGTACTAGAGGAGCTTGTTGTATGTGAGGTTATGAATGGAAGTTTGTGTGAGTGGAGGAGTGTGAGGAATGTGGCGGTGGACGGCGGAACAAGGATGGTGTTTTGCGGCGGTGATGTATGTATGGAGGATTTGCAGAAAGCTGTGTTGTCGGAGAAACGTAAATTTTGCATGAAATAA